One window of Elaeis guineensis isolate ETL-2024a chromosome 11, EG11, whole genome shotgun sequence genomic DNA carries:
- the LOC105034036 gene encoding uncharacterized protein isoform X2, producing MGKRSYKRSARSEDNAGCMRGLISMFDFRQGHSSQKLLSDRKHGSGRRVGIRYSRSGLDNSEEKQEIEDDFDEEKEGIVNLGMPSVKLLMEEEMSKAHSPKKIPSDEVEQILSDLGHNVHLEKKHKKRSKIQKGNSYLHVNNLNAPISLDCHMNSMARSLNFDLATFFTEFYGYDDGCQERHADCKIMIDSSRSLKAVDLGKHYHHDEPDSQIEQKNSILQKAVGRVAEAILNQKLVEAKELAGNRAAQSEEFINALEILNSNKELFLKLLQDPNSVLLKHIQDIQNAQIGKQFQIKSGQNLEGSELLEEEIGSSMQCEESASNKSFHKKYTHKFFRNKDRSKGTRPPEENPNSQDLNRIVVLKPSPARTQNPSIIIGSSSSPRSHHSLNHQEDGQRVISYFSLKAIKRRLRHLIGESKKDHHLVSMDAVLHKIPYGSKASGDTGKQIAGESEVTSLAGKTSCNTDNSSQSAAISKKTDKKLKPKECQINVKSDVTFRRVGSFFYEEAKKHLSEMIHARDQINNLPNKHGSKSLGGILSLPECRLLSPTESPASDKELDLSPKQTRLSPSRQFKQENAASHLSPSRQNSISTECNISNQVDETQVLESNPEVIDPQMHEKNCIGEALNPEDASLEGCNHMVELSESCSTEAIAIGERFDEEGREPVSLLEKPKRTTPSISILPSSYESISEKLDRPSPISILEPFCSDDIVSPAGMIVEKSELPVQPQELHFEEHDISSVVLTSSNSDVHQRFHLDNKEARFEYIKTILEISGLSMDELLKGWNLNDQFLEPSLFDEVGTSYGQLQNNPKLLFDCINEVLMEMQERFFRFTPTVSFIKPNVRPVPIGRDFIQEVSKGIDWHLHVQFPSTLDQILRKDLDARTWINLRFETEDMCIDIEDTLLDDILEETVYEFWFEP from the exons GATtttgatgaagaaaaagaaggaatagTTAATTTGGGTATGCCTAGTGTCAAACTACTCATGGAAGAAGAAATGTCTAAAGCACATTCCCCGAAGAAGATTCCAAGTGATGAAGTCGAACAGATACTGTCTGACTTGGGACATAATGTCCATCTTGAGAAAAAGCATAAAAAAAGAAGCAAGATTCAGAAAGGAAACTCATATCTTCATGTCAATAATTTGAATGCTCCTATAAGCTTGGATTGTCATATGAACTCGATGGCGAGATCTCTCAATTTTGACTTAGCTACATTTTTCACAGAATTCTATGGTTACGATGATGGATGCCAAGAAAGGCATGCAGATTGTAAAATAATGATTGATTCAAGCCGTTCCTTAAAAGCTGTTGATCTGGGGAAGCATTATCATCATGATGAACCTGATTCCCAAATTGAGCAGAAGAATTCTATTCTTCAAAAGGCAGTTGGTAGAGTGGCAGAGGCTATTTTAAATCAGAAGCTTGTTGAAGCAAAAGAACTTGCTGGCAACAGGGCAGCCCAATCCGAAGAGTTCATCAATGCATTAGAGATACTGAATTCGAACAAGGAATTGTTTTTAAAGCTTCTTCAGGATCCAAATTCAGTTCTGTTAAAACATATTCAAGATATTCAGAATGCTCAAATTGGAAAACAGTTTCAGATCAAGTCTGGTCAAAACTTGGAAGGAAGTGAAttgctagaagaagagattgGCAGTTCCATGCAATGTGAAGAATCTGCCAGTAATAAATCTTTTCACAAAAAATACACCCATAAGTTCTTTAGAAACAAGGATCGGTCAAAAGGGACAAGGCCACCGGAGGAAAATCCGAATTCCCAGGATTTAAATAGGATAGTCGTTCTGAAGCCCAGTCCAGCAAGAACTCAAAATCCCTCGATCATAATCGGTTCAAGCTCTTCCCCACGGTCACATCATAGCTTGAACCATCAAGAAGATGGTCAAAGAGtcatttcttatttttctcttaaGGCAATCAAAAGAAGGTTGAGACATCTCATTGGTGAAAGCAAAAAAGACCATCATTTGGTCTCCATGGATGCTGTTCTACACAAAATTCCATACGGATCTAAAGCTTCAGGTGATACAGGTAAACAGATTGCTGGGGAGAGTGAAGTCACAAGTTTGGCAGGTAAAACTTCCTGCAATACTGATAACAGTTCCCAATCTGCTGCCATTTCCAAGAAAACAGACAAAAAATTGAAGCCCAAAGAATGCCAAATTAATGTCAAGAGTGATGTCACTTTCCGGAGGGTAGGATCTTTCTTCTATGAGGAGGCCAAGAAGCATCTTTCTGAGATGATACATGCTAGGGATCAAATCAATAATTTGCCAAACAAACATGGCTCAAAATCCTTGGGAGGGATACTTTCTCTGCCAGAATGCCGCTTGTTATCTCCTACAGAGAGTCCTGCAAGTGATAAGGAGCTTGACTTATCACCCAAGCAGACAAGATTATCCCCATCACGACAGTTCAAACAAGAAAATGCTGCCAGCCATTTAAGCCCATCAAGACAGAATTCCATAAGTACAGAATGCAATATTAGCAATCAAGTTGATGAGACCCAGGTTCTTGAGTCAAATCCAGAAGTTATTGATCCACAAATGCATGAGAAAAATTGCATAGGGGAAGCTTTAAACCCAGAAG ATGCCAGTTTGGAAGGGTGTAACCATATGGTTGAACTTTCAGAATCATGTAGCACTGAAGCAATTGCTATTGGTGAAAGATTCGATGAAGAAGGACGAGAGCCG GTTTCTTTGTTAGAGAAACCAAAACGAACAACCCCATCTATATCTATCTTGCCTAGCTCTTATGAGAGCATCAGTGAAAAGCTAGACCGGCCAAGTCCCATATCCATTCTCGAACCTTTCTGCTCAGATGATATTGTCAGTCCTGCAGGCATGATTGTTGAGAAAT CTGAGTTGCCGGTACAAcctcaagaattacattttgaaGAACATGATATTTCTTCAGTAGTTCTAACATCATCTAATTCTGATGTCCACCAAAGATTTCATTTGGATAACAAAGAAGCGAGGTTTGAATACATAAAAACCATTTTGGAGATCTCAGGCTTAAGCATGGATGAACTTTTGAAGGGATGGAATCTGAATGATCAATTTCTTGAACCATCTTTGTTTGATGAAGTAGGAACCTCATACGGTCAATTACAAAACAATCCAAAGCTTCTCTTTGATTGCATTAATGAAGTTCTCATGGAGATGCAGGAGAGATTTTTCAGATTCACCCCAACGGTATCTTTTATCAAGCCTAATGTTCGGCCAGTCCCAATAGGTAGGGACTTTATCCAAGAAGTGAGTAAAGGCATTGATTGGCATCTACACGTGCAGTTTCCAAGCACATTAGATCAGATACTGCGGAAAGACTTGGATGCTAGAACCTGGATAAACCTCCGGTTCGAAACTGAAGACATGTGCATTGACATTGAAGATACCCTCTTAGATGATATACTGGAAGAAACTGTATATGAGTTCTGGTTTGAACCTTAA
- the LOC105034036 gene encoding uncharacterized protein isoform X1: MGKRSYKRSARSEDNAGCMRGLISMFDFRQGHSSQKLLSDRKHGSGRRVGIRYSRSGLDNSEEKQEIEDDFDEEKEGIVNLGMPSVKLLMEEEMSKAHSPKKIPSDEVEQILSDLGHNVHLEKKHKKRSKIQKGNSYLHVNNLNAPISLDCHMNSMARSLNFDLATFFTEFYGYDDGCQERHADCKIMIDSSRSLKAVDLGKHYHHDEPDSQIEQKNSILQKAVGRVAEAILNQKLVEAKELAGNRAAQSEEFINALEILNSNKELFLKLLQDPNSVLLKHIQDIQNAQIGKQFQIKSGQNLEGSELLEEEIGSSMQCEESASNKSFHKKYTHKFFRNKDRSKGTRPPEENPNSQDLNRIVVLKPSPARTQNPSIIIGSSSSPRSHHSLNHQEDGQRVISYFSLKAIKRRLRHLIGESKKDHHLVSMDAVLHKIPYGSKASGDTGKQIAGESEVTSLAGKTSCNTDNSSQSAAISKKTDKKLKPKECQINVKSDVTFRRVGSFFYEEAKKHLSEMIHARDQINNLPNKHGSKSLGGILSLPECRLLSPTESPASDKELDLSPKQTRLSPSRQFKQENAASHLSPSRQNSISTECNISNQVDETQVLESNPEVIDPQMHEKNCIGEALNPEDIVLVADASLEGCNHMVELSESCSTEAIAIGERFDEEGREPVSLLEKPKRTTPSISILPSSYESISEKLDRPSPISILEPFCSDDIVSPAGMIVEKSELPVQPQELHFEEHDISSVVLTSSNSDVHQRFHLDNKEARFEYIKTILEISGLSMDELLKGWNLNDQFLEPSLFDEVGTSYGQLQNNPKLLFDCINEVLMEMQERFFRFTPTVSFIKPNVRPVPIGRDFIQEVSKGIDWHLHVQFPSTLDQILRKDLDARTWINLRFETEDMCIDIEDTLLDDILEETVYEFWFEP; encoded by the exons GATtttgatgaagaaaaagaaggaatagTTAATTTGGGTATGCCTAGTGTCAAACTACTCATGGAAGAAGAAATGTCTAAAGCACATTCCCCGAAGAAGATTCCAAGTGATGAAGTCGAACAGATACTGTCTGACTTGGGACATAATGTCCATCTTGAGAAAAAGCATAAAAAAAGAAGCAAGATTCAGAAAGGAAACTCATATCTTCATGTCAATAATTTGAATGCTCCTATAAGCTTGGATTGTCATATGAACTCGATGGCGAGATCTCTCAATTTTGACTTAGCTACATTTTTCACAGAATTCTATGGTTACGATGATGGATGCCAAGAAAGGCATGCAGATTGTAAAATAATGATTGATTCAAGCCGTTCCTTAAAAGCTGTTGATCTGGGGAAGCATTATCATCATGATGAACCTGATTCCCAAATTGAGCAGAAGAATTCTATTCTTCAAAAGGCAGTTGGTAGAGTGGCAGAGGCTATTTTAAATCAGAAGCTTGTTGAAGCAAAAGAACTTGCTGGCAACAGGGCAGCCCAATCCGAAGAGTTCATCAATGCATTAGAGATACTGAATTCGAACAAGGAATTGTTTTTAAAGCTTCTTCAGGATCCAAATTCAGTTCTGTTAAAACATATTCAAGATATTCAGAATGCTCAAATTGGAAAACAGTTTCAGATCAAGTCTGGTCAAAACTTGGAAGGAAGTGAAttgctagaagaagagattgGCAGTTCCATGCAATGTGAAGAATCTGCCAGTAATAAATCTTTTCACAAAAAATACACCCATAAGTTCTTTAGAAACAAGGATCGGTCAAAAGGGACAAGGCCACCGGAGGAAAATCCGAATTCCCAGGATTTAAATAGGATAGTCGTTCTGAAGCCCAGTCCAGCAAGAACTCAAAATCCCTCGATCATAATCGGTTCAAGCTCTTCCCCACGGTCACATCATAGCTTGAACCATCAAGAAGATGGTCAAAGAGtcatttcttatttttctcttaaGGCAATCAAAAGAAGGTTGAGACATCTCATTGGTGAAAGCAAAAAAGACCATCATTTGGTCTCCATGGATGCTGTTCTACACAAAATTCCATACGGATCTAAAGCTTCAGGTGATACAGGTAAACAGATTGCTGGGGAGAGTGAAGTCACAAGTTTGGCAGGTAAAACTTCCTGCAATACTGATAACAGTTCCCAATCTGCTGCCATTTCCAAGAAAACAGACAAAAAATTGAAGCCCAAAGAATGCCAAATTAATGTCAAGAGTGATGTCACTTTCCGGAGGGTAGGATCTTTCTTCTATGAGGAGGCCAAGAAGCATCTTTCTGAGATGATACATGCTAGGGATCAAATCAATAATTTGCCAAACAAACATGGCTCAAAATCCTTGGGAGGGATACTTTCTCTGCCAGAATGCCGCTTGTTATCTCCTACAGAGAGTCCTGCAAGTGATAAGGAGCTTGACTTATCACCCAAGCAGACAAGATTATCCCCATCACGACAGTTCAAACAAGAAAATGCTGCCAGCCATTTAAGCCCATCAAGACAGAATTCCATAAGTACAGAATGCAATATTAGCAATCAAGTTGATGAGACCCAGGTTCTTGAGTCAAATCCAGAAGTTATTGATCCACAAATGCATGAGAAAAATTGCATAGGGGAAGCTTTAAACCCAGAAG ATATTGTGCTAGTAGCAGATGCCAGTTTGGAAGGGTGTAACCATATGGTTGAACTTTCAGAATCATGTAGCACTGAAGCAATTGCTATTGGTGAAAGATTCGATGAAGAAGGACGAGAGCCG GTTTCTTTGTTAGAGAAACCAAAACGAACAACCCCATCTATATCTATCTTGCCTAGCTCTTATGAGAGCATCAGTGAAAAGCTAGACCGGCCAAGTCCCATATCCATTCTCGAACCTTTCTGCTCAGATGATATTGTCAGTCCTGCAGGCATGATTGTTGAGAAAT CTGAGTTGCCGGTACAAcctcaagaattacattttgaaGAACATGATATTTCTTCAGTAGTTCTAACATCATCTAATTCTGATGTCCACCAAAGATTTCATTTGGATAACAAAGAAGCGAGGTTTGAATACATAAAAACCATTTTGGAGATCTCAGGCTTAAGCATGGATGAACTTTTGAAGGGATGGAATCTGAATGATCAATTTCTTGAACCATCTTTGTTTGATGAAGTAGGAACCTCATACGGTCAATTACAAAACAATCCAAAGCTTCTCTTTGATTGCATTAATGAAGTTCTCATGGAGATGCAGGAGAGATTTTTCAGATTCACCCCAACGGTATCTTTTATCAAGCCTAATGTTCGGCCAGTCCCAATAGGTAGGGACTTTATCCAAGAAGTGAGTAAAGGCATTGATTGGCATCTACACGTGCAGTTTCCAAGCACATTAGATCAGATACTGCGGAAAGACTTGGATGCTAGAACCTGGATAAACCTCCGGTTCGAAACTGAAGACATGTGCATTGACATTGAAGATACCCTCTTAGATGATATACTGGAAGAAACTGTATATGAGTTCTGGTTTGAACCTTAA